From a region of the Rhodococcus sp. 4CII genome:
- a CDS encoding NADH:flavin oxidoreductase/NADH oxidase family protein, producing MTSLHEPLTLPNGQVLPNRIMKSALSEALGDKTNSPDHRLEQLYRTWSEGGYGLIVTGNVMIDRRQLGEPGNVAIEDDRDLDALSRWAKTTQDAGVPIWVQLNHPGRQSNPLALGHTPVAPSPIPLDFPGATTPRELTSTEIEDIIERFANAAAVCEQAGFDGVQVHGAHGYLVAQFLSPLSNQRTDEWGGDPDRRMRFVLEVVRRIRSRVSPGFAVGIKLNSADFQRGGFTEEESRGVLAALALEGIDLIEVSGGSYESPAMMGTAAASTRAREAYFLEYARTVRTLVGDIPLAVTGGFRSRTAMDNAIEGGECDVVGIGRPTATTPGSAEVILAGRAPALVAHQVRFGMRRVLGKIADLKALDGLLDLSWHTDQLHRLGAGLAPDPNRGRLTTTVAMVRRNGRTPFRSRRG from the coding sequence GTGACCTCCCTGCACGAACCCCTGACCCTGCCCAACGGCCAGGTGCTGCCCAACCGGATCATGAAATCCGCGTTGAGCGAGGCGCTCGGTGACAAGACCAATTCCCCAGACCACCGGCTCGAACAGCTCTACCGAACGTGGAGTGAGGGCGGATACGGACTGATCGTCACCGGAAATGTCATGATCGATCGCCGGCAGCTCGGCGAGCCTGGCAACGTCGCGATCGAGGACGACCGGGACTTGGATGCACTGTCGCGGTGGGCCAAGACCACCCAGGACGCCGGCGTCCCGATCTGGGTGCAACTCAATCACCCCGGCCGCCAGTCCAACCCGCTCGCCCTCGGCCATACCCCCGTGGCCCCGAGCCCTATCCCGCTCGACTTCCCCGGCGCCACCACCCCGCGCGAGCTGACCTCCACCGAGATCGAGGACATCATCGAGCGCTTCGCCAACGCGGCCGCTGTGTGCGAACAGGCCGGTTTCGACGGCGTGCAGGTGCACGGCGCCCACGGCTACCTCGTCGCACAATTCCTCTCGCCCCTGTCGAACCAGCGGACCGACGAGTGGGGAGGCGACCCGGACCGCCGCATGCGTTTCGTGCTCGAGGTCGTCCGCCGCATCCGGTCCCGCGTCTCGCCCGGCTTCGCAGTCGGCATCAAACTCAACTCGGCCGACTTCCAGCGTGGAGGCTTCACCGAGGAGGAATCCCGCGGCGTCCTCGCCGCACTGGCCCTCGAAGGCATCGACCTGATCGAGGTCAGCGGCGGCAGCTACGAATCTCCCGCGATGATGGGCACCGCGGCGGCGTCCACCCGGGCCCGCGAGGCCTACTTCCTCGAATACGCCCGCACCGTCCGCACCCTGGTGGGTGACATCCCACTGGCGGTCACCGGCGGCTTCCGGTCACGGACCGCGATGGACAACGCCATCGAGGGCGGCGAATGCGATGTCGTCGGCATCGGCCGCCCTACCGCCACCACCCCCGGCTCCGCAGAGGTGATCCTCGCCGGACGCGCACCTGCCCTCGTCGCCCACCAGGTGCGCTTCGGCATGCGCCGTGTGCTCGGCAAAATCGCCGACCTCAAAGCGCTCGACGGCCTGCTCGACCTGAGCTGGCACACCGACCAGCTGCACCGCCTCGGCGCCGGACTCGCGCCCGACCCGAACCGTGGACGTCTCACCACCACCGTCGCCATGGTGCGACGCAACGGCCGGACGCCCTTCCGGTCCAGGCGCGGATGA
- a CDS encoding long-chain fatty acid--CoA ligase → MLNLSILLEDSARRYPARDALVLGDTRFTYAQVDAAANQVANLLVERGIQPGDKVALSCPNQPWFPIVYYGVLKAGAVVVPLNILLKGREVAYHLADADAVAYFCFEGTPDLPIGTEGHTGFRESAAEHFFLITADPTAPSPIEGVETLGQALAEQPTSFESVVTEPTDTAIILYTSGTTGQAKGAELSHANTMLNTLTLNRLFNNQPAGDTHVLTLPLFHTFGATVQMHAGFSMAATLLLVPRFDAQQVIGLMQKEDVTFFAGVPTMWWALLDALTDEVDVDRIAGNLRVGVSGGASLPLEIITRVKERLGVQILEGYGLSETSPVVTFSDPGREPRAGSIGVPIWGVECKLVDDDWNEITDDGSDSAIGEIAIKGHNVMKGYYGRPEATAEVIRDGWFRSGDLARRDAAGFYYIVDRSKDMIIRGGFNVYPREIEEVLMTHPDVSLATVVGVPHESHGEEVKAFVILNPGAHTTDHELVAWGREQMAGYKYPRIVEIVTSLPMTATGKILKRDLSSRPTSDRAAH, encoded by the coding sequence ATGTTGAACTTGTCGATCCTTCTCGAAGACTCCGCCCGCAGGTATCCCGCCCGTGACGCACTGGTGCTCGGCGACACCCGGTTCACCTACGCGCAGGTCGACGCCGCCGCCAACCAGGTCGCCAACCTCCTGGTCGAACGCGGCATCCAGCCCGGCGACAAGGTTGCGCTGAGCTGCCCGAATCAGCCCTGGTTCCCGATCGTCTACTACGGCGTCCTCAAGGCCGGTGCGGTCGTCGTCCCCCTCAACATCCTCCTCAAGGGCCGCGAGGTCGCCTACCACCTCGCCGACGCCGATGCGGTCGCGTACTTCTGCTTCGAAGGCACACCCGACCTGCCTATCGGCACCGAGGGACACACCGGATTCCGGGAGTCGGCCGCCGAGCACTTCTTCCTGATCACCGCGGACCCCACGGCACCGAGCCCGATCGAGGGCGTCGAGACACTGGGCCAGGCGCTCGCGGAACAGCCCACGTCCTTCGAGTCCGTCGTCACCGAGCCCACCGACACCGCGATCATCCTGTACACCAGTGGGACCACCGGGCAGGCCAAGGGCGCCGAACTGTCGCACGCGAACACGATGCTGAACACCCTCACCCTCAACCGACTCTTCAACAACCAACCCGCCGGCGACACCCACGTCCTCACCCTCCCGCTCTTCCACACCTTCGGCGCAACGGTGCAGATGCACGCCGGCTTCTCCATGGCGGCGACGCTGCTCCTGGTTCCACGTTTCGACGCGCAGCAGGTGATCGGACTCATGCAGAAGGAGGACGTCACCTTCTTCGCCGGGGTACCGACCATGTGGTGGGCGTTGCTCGATGCGCTCACCGACGAGGTCGACGTCGACCGGATCGCCGGAAATCTGCGCGTCGGAGTCTCGGGCGGAGCCAGCCTTCCACTCGAGATCATCACCCGGGTCAAGGAGCGGCTCGGCGTCCAGATCCTCGAGGGCTACGGCCTCTCGGAGACCTCCCCGGTCGTGACGTTCAGCGACCCGGGCCGGGAACCGCGGGCGGGCTCGATCGGCGTCCCCATCTGGGGTGTGGAATGCAAACTCGTCGACGACGATTGGAACGAGATCACAGACGACGGCTCAGACAGTGCGATCGGGGAGATCGCGATCAAGGGCCACAACGTCATGAAGGGCTACTACGGACGCCCCGAGGCCACTGCCGAAGTGATCAGGGACGGCTGGTTTCGCTCCGGCGACCTCGCCCGCAGAGACGCGGCCGGCTTCTACTACATCGTCGACCGCTCCAAGGACATGATCATCCGCGGAGGCTTCAACGTGTATCCGCGGGAGATCGAAGAGGTGCTGATGACCCACCCCGACGTCAGCCTCGCGACCGTGGTCGGCGTACCGCACGAGAGCCACGGCGAGGAGGTCAAGGCATTCGTCATCCTCAATCCCGGCGCTCACACCACCGACCACGAACTGGTCGCCTGGGGACGAGAACAGATGGCCGGCTACAAATACCCCCGCATCGTCGAGATCGTGACGTCGCTACCGATGACCGCCACCGGCAAGATTCTCAAGCGCGATCTCAGCTCGCGCCCTACCAGCGACCGTGCCGCCCACTAG
- a CDS encoding helix-turn-helix domain-containing protein, with protein MNSRTYGQNCGLARALDLLGERWTLLIMRDLGMGPRRYKDLAAGLPGIGTNLLASRLKSLEEAGVIERIVLPPPVSVPAYALTGAGEELRPMLGQLAAWGLRHGAGFDDADMTRAEWIIQGIFARADPDAVARFGGVVQFDVGEESAWIGPSSNGVVLRPGAAPTTPKVRLATDLSTLLSVVNEETTVADAMASGVLVVDATAADLDEFLRVYALDGVGVSAS; from the coding sequence ATGAATTCTCGAACGTACGGCCAGAACTGTGGTCTCGCTCGTGCGCTCGACCTCCTCGGCGAGCGGTGGACCCTGCTCATCATGCGCGACCTGGGAATGGGTCCGCGCAGATACAAGGATCTGGCGGCGGGGTTGCCGGGCATCGGCACCAACCTTCTCGCAAGCCGCCTCAAGAGCCTGGAAGAGGCCGGGGTGATCGAACGGATCGTGCTGCCTCCACCGGTATCGGTCCCGGCCTATGCACTGACCGGCGCGGGCGAAGAACTGCGTCCGATGTTGGGTCAGTTGGCGGCCTGGGGACTGCGGCACGGGGCGGGGTTCGATGATGCGGACATGACTCGTGCGGAGTGGATCATCCAGGGCATTTTCGCGCGCGCCGACCCAGACGCCGTCGCCCGCTTCGGTGGGGTGGTCCAGTTCGACGTCGGCGAGGAGTCCGCCTGGATCGGTCCCTCATCTAATGGCGTGGTGCTTCGGCCGGGTGCCGCTCCCACAACGCCGAAAGTGCGGCTCGCGACCGATCTCTCGACATTACTGTCCGTGGTGAACGAGGAGACCACCGTGGCCGACGCCATGGCGTCCGGCGTCCTCGTCGTCGACGCCACCGCCGCGGATCTGGACGAGTTCCTTCGCGTGTACGCCCTCGACGGCGTAGGAGTGTCGGCGAGCTGA
- a CDS encoding alpha/beta fold hydrolase gives MSTYTPVHTAENLQVEGVLGRFTYRRFGPRGGVPLVLVHRFRATVDWWDPEFVDILADDRDVILFDNIGIGYTGGDALTTVEGFVAGAIDFIDALGLTEVDLLGWSFGGVVAQAITLTRPSLVRKLIVAGSGSGLAPNMPSITERVLGIMAKPNADLEDTLYLFYPETEEARKLGLDHFDKVSAAMPADAPVVSEEAAMGQLRAITAALAMPWEQVVENLKTITQPVLYANGTHDVMIHAFASYSAVEHLPAAKLVLYSDAGHAFLFQHLEEFTTEVKRFLES, from the coding sequence ATGAGCACCTACACACCGGTCCACACCGCTGAGAACCTTCAGGTCGAGGGGGTTCTGGGGCGGTTCACCTACCGCCGATTCGGCCCGCGCGGCGGTGTCCCCCTCGTGCTGGTCCACCGATTCCGGGCCACCGTCGACTGGTGGGATCCGGAGTTCGTCGACATCCTCGCCGACGATCGTGACGTGATCCTCTTCGACAACATCGGAATCGGCTACACCGGCGGTGATGCCCTGACCACCGTGGAGGGCTTCGTGGCCGGCGCGATCGACTTCATCGACGCTCTGGGGCTGACCGAGGTGGATCTACTCGGATGGTCGTTCGGTGGTGTCGTGGCGCAGGCGATCACCCTGACCCGGCCGAGTCTCGTCCGGAAGCTGATCGTCGCGGGAAGCGGATCCGGCCTCGCCCCCAACATGCCGAGCATCACCGAGCGCGTCCTGGGGATCATGGCGAAGCCGAATGCCGACCTCGAGGACACCCTGTACCTCTTCTACCCGGAGACCGAGGAAGCCCGGAAGCTGGGGCTCGACCACTTCGACAAGGTCTCGGCCGCGATGCCCGCCGACGCTCCGGTCGTCAGCGAGGAGGCCGCGATGGGTCAGCTCCGGGCGATCACCGCGGCCTTGGCGATGCCGTGGGAGCAGGTGGTCGAGAACCTGAAGACGATCACCCAACCCGTCCTCTACGCCAACGGGACGCACGATGTGATGATCCACGCCTTCGCCTCCTACTCGGCGGTCGAGCATCTCCCGGCGGCCAAGCTCGTGCTCTACAGCGACGCCGGTCACGCATTCCTGTTCCAGCACCTCGAGGAGTTCACCACCGAGGTCAAGCGTTTCCTCGAAAGCTGA
- a CDS encoding alkene reductase — MAPLTRSRAGEGNAPTALNAEYYAQRAGAGFIVTEGTAPSAVGQGYPAVPGLYTDEQVAGWQLVADAVHGAGGTVVAQLMHVGRVAHASNKGGVDTVAPSVVQAPGQMFTFSGMVDHDVPRALESGEIDGVIAEFVGAARNAISAGLDGVEVHGANGYLLHQFLDPTVNLREDAYGGSPQGRARFVIEVVAAVADAIGADRVGLRLSPGHQLNGVGEVPGEDLTATYRAVVDGIAPLGLAYLSILASPFEALEPLVRDLRQRFGGSVLLNLAAPAATSLATVEELLEKELADAVAVGRGFLANPDLVERWRTGAELNEVDFGTLYGGDARGYTDYPVLAEIP; from the coding sequence ATGGCGCCGTTGACGCGCAGCCGCGCGGGAGAGGGCAACGCGCCGACCGCGCTGAACGCCGAGTACTACGCCCAGCGCGCCGGGGCGGGGTTCATCGTCACCGAGGGCACCGCGCCCAGCGCGGTCGGGCAGGGCTACCCGGCGGTGCCCGGTCTGTACACCGACGAGCAGGTCGCCGGGTGGCAGCTCGTCGCCGACGCCGTGCACGGGGCCGGGGGAACCGTCGTCGCGCAGTTGATGCATGTCGGCCGTGTCGCTCACGCGAGCAACAAGGGTGGGGTCGACACGGTCGCGCCGAGCGTGGTCCAGGCTCCTGGGCAGATGTTCACCTTCTCAGGCATGGTCGACCACGACGTGCCGCGGGCACTCGAGTCCGGCGAGATCGACGGAGTGATCGCAGAATTCGTCGGCGCGGCCCGAAATGCGATCAGCGCCGGACTCGACGGCGTCGAGGTTCACGGCGCGAACGGCTACCTGCTGCACCAGTTCCTCGACCCCACGGTCAATCTGCGCGAGGACGCGTATGGCGGTTCGCCGCAGGGGCGGGCGCGCTTCGTCATCGAGGTCGTGGCGGCCGTGGCAGACGCGATCGGCGCGGACCGCGTCGGCCTGCGACTCTCGCCCGGCCACCAGTTGAACGGCGTCGGTGAGGTTCCCGGTGAGGATCTGACCGCCACCTACCGGGCGGTTGTCGACGGGATCGCTCCGCTGGGCCTGGCATACCTGAGCATCCTCGCCAGCCCGTTCGAGGCCCTCGAACCGCTCGTCCGGGACCTGCGCCAGCGATTCGGTGGCTCGGTGCTCCTCAACCTCGCTGCTCCTGCTGCCACCTCGCTGGCGACGGTCGAGGAACTGCTGGAGAAGGAACTCGCCGACGCGGTGGCTGTCGGGCGGGGATTCCTGGCCAACCCGGACCTCGTGGAGAGGTGGCGCACCGGTGCGGAACTGAACGAGGTCGACTTCGGCACCCTCTACGGCGGTGATGCGCGCGGCTACACCGACTACCCGGTCCTGGCCGAGATCCCCTGA
- a CDS encoding SDR family NAD(P)-dependent oxidoreductase: protein MEKVLDHFGRIDVVIANAGVAARGSTVRASSNHVNDRLWDINVGGVLTTVQACLPSVITNRGHVVLLSSVFAFLNGAGTLPNAMSKAAVEQLGRGLRVEFASHDVTVTTVYSLVGTEMIRQSVDGDPTAQKLLGTFPHPFRKRITPAEAATAIVGGIERRRARVFRPRRWAGVSGLRGVVGMVLDAHQASDCTTQTMLRELGRRDGEGRLSS from the coding sequence GTGGAGAAGGTGCTGGATCATTTCGGGCGGATTGACGTCGTCATCGCGAATGCTGGTGTCGCAGCGAGGGGATCGACCGTGCGCGCGTCGTCTAATCATGTCAACGATCGGCTGTGGGACATCAATGTCGGCGGTGTGCTCACCACCGTCCAGGCGTGTCTGCCGTCTGTCATCACGAACCGAGGGCACGTTGTTCTTCTGTCCTCGGTGTTCGCCTTCTTGAACGGTGCCGGCACCCTTCCGAATGCGATGAGCAAAGCGGCCGTTGAGCAACTGGGTCGGGGATTACGAGTGGAGTTTGCTTCTCACGACGTCACGGTGACGACCGTGTACTCGCTCGTTGGCACCGAGATGATTCGACAGAGTGTCGACGGCGACCCCACCGCGCAGAAGCTGCTCGGAACCTTTCCTCATCCATTTCGCAAGCGGATCACGCCCGCGGAGGCCGCGACAGCCATCGTCGGCGGAATCGAACGCAGGCGGGCGCGGGTGTTCCGTCCACGACGATGGGCCGGGGTCTCGGGCTTGCGAGGCGTGGTGGGAATGGTGCTCGACGCGCATCAAGCCTCCGATTGCACGACGCAGACGATGTTGCGCGAGCTCGGCCGGCGCGACGGTGAAGGCCGACTGAGCAGCTGA
- a CDS encoding IS630 family transposase has product MRAAPLMLRDGDRDELTALARSKSVRADLAQRARMMVLAADGESNARIARTVGVSRPTVILWRSRYERFGIAGLEDEQRSGRPREIDHAAIVTATLAPPPKNLGVTHWSSRLLADRLKISNTTVASAWREYGVKPWRSETFKFSTDPELVAKVTDIVGLYLDPPDNAIVLCVDEKSQIQALDRTAPMLPMRVGSVEKRTHDYVRHGTSTLFAALDIATGKVTGLCKPRHRHQEFLVFLKHLARAYPERELHLVMDNYATHKKAEVRTWLAEHPRIHVHFTPTSASWMNLVEVWFGIIERQAIHRGTFGSVRDLTTKIRAFINGWNTRCAPFVWTKTADQVLTKANRQDTSITSH; this is encoded by the coding sequence ATGCGAGCTGCTCCTTTGATGTTGCGTGACGGAGATCGGGACGAGTTGACCGCGTTGGCACGGTCGAAGTCAGTGCGCGCGGATTTGGCGCAGCGGGCGCGGATGATGGTGCTGGCCGCCGACGGAGAGTCGAACGCACGGATCGCGCGGACAGTGGGGGTATCGCGACCGACGGTGATCTTGTGGCGCTCGCGTTACGAGCGATTCGGAATCGCGGGCCTCGAGGACGAACAGCGTTCCGGGCGTCCCCGAGAGATCGACCACGCCGCCATCGTGACGGCGACGCTGGCTCCGCCGCCAAAGAATCTCGGCGTGACACATTGGAGCAGCCGGTTGCTCGCCGACCGGTTGAAAATCAGTAACACCACGGTCGCGTCGGCGTGGCGCGAATACGGCGTCAAGCCTTGGCGCAGTGAGACGTTCAAATTCTCGACGGACCCAGAGTTGGTCGCCAAGGTCACCGACATCGTCGGGCTGTACTTGGACCCACCGGACAACGCGATCGTGCTCTGTGTGGACGAAAAGTCGCAGATCCAGGCCCTGGACCGGACCGCGCCGATGCTTCCGATGCGCGTCGGCTCGGTCGAGAAGCGCACCCACGACTATGTCCGGCACGGCACCTCGACCTTGTTCGCCGCCCTCGACATCGCCACCGGAAAGGTCACCGGCCTGTGCAAACCGCGGCACCGTCATCAGGAGTTCCTCGTCTTCCTCAAACACCTCGCCCGCGCCTACCCGGAACGGGAGTTGCATCTGGTCATGGACAACTACGCCACTCACAAGAAGGCCGAAGTCCGCACGTGGTTGGCCGAACATCCCCGTATCCATGTGCATTTCACACCCACCTCGGCATCGTGGATGAACCTGGTGGAGGTGTGGTTCGGGATCATCGAACGTCAAGCCATTCACCGCGGAACCTTCGGTTCCGTTAGGGATCTGACCACCAAGATCCGTGCCTTCATCAACGGATGGAACACCCGCTGTGCGCCGTTCGTCTGGACCAAGACCGCCGACCAAGTACTAACCAAAGCGAACCGTCAAGACACTTCAATCACGAGCCACTAG
- a CDS encoding NADP-dependent oxidoreductase, producing the protein MKAFVLDRYGNNDGIRAGEMPDPSLRDNDVLVQIHAASVNPLDLRIRDGKLKPILPYRLPLVLGNDLAGVVVRVGPGVQRLKAGDEVYARPDKNRIGAFAEFIAMNEEDVALKPRTMSMEEAASVPLVGLTAWQALIERANLQAGQKVLIHAGSGGVGTFAIQLAKHLGATVATTTSTANTEWVQGLGADVVIDYKKDDFAAILHDYDLVVDTLGGQTLEKSLRVLKPGGKVISIAGPPDRDFAKEAGLNWLMQQVMRLLSFPIRRKAKRHKVTYSFLFMKSSGDQLAELATVIDAGVIRPVVDRVFPFESTKEALAYVEQGRAKGKVVIKIG; encoded by the coding sequence ATGAAGGCGTTCGTTCTCGACCGTTACGGGAACAATGACGGGATACGGGCGGGCGAGATGCCCGACCCCTCGTTGCGCGACAATGACGTCCTGGTTCAGATTCACGCCGCCAGTGTGAACCCCTTGGATCTGCGAATCAGAGACGGGAAGCTCAAACCGATTCTGCCGTACCGCCTCCCCCTCGTTTTGGGCAACGACTTGGCCGGTGTCGTCGTCCGGGTCGGACCCGGGGTGCAGCGGTTGAAGGCCGGCGACGAGGTCTACGCGCGCCCGGACAAAAACCGGATCGGTGCTTTCGCAGAATTCATTGCCATGAACGAAGAAGACGTGGCGCTCAAGCCGCGAACGATGAGCATGGAGGAGGCGGCGTCGGTCCCGCTGGTCGGCCTGACCGCGTGGCAAGCGCTGATCGAGCGAGCGAATCTGCAGGCAGGGCAGAAGGTTCTCATCCACGCCGGCTCGGGCGGAGTGGGCACCTTCGCGATTCAACTGGCCAAGCACCTGGGCGCGACCGTGGCCACGACCACCAGCACCGCGAACACCGAATGGGTGCAAGGGCTCGGTGCCGATGTCGTCATCGACTACAAGAAGGACGATTTCGCCGCGATCCTGCACGACTACGATCTGGTAGTGGACACTCTCGGCGGCCAGACCCTCGAAAAATCGCTCCGCGTCCTCAAACCGGGCGGGAAGGTCATCTCGATTGCCGGTCCGCCCGATCGTGATTTCGCGAAAGAGGCCGGATTGAACTGGCTCATGCAACAAGTGATGCGCCTGTTGAGCTTTCCGATCAGACGGAAAGCGAAACGTCACAAAGTCACCTACTCGTTCCTGTTCATGAAGTCGAGTGGCGACCAACTGGCCGAGCTCGCGACCGTCATCGATGCGGGCGTCATACGTCCCGTGGTGGACCGGGTCTTTCCCTTCGAATCGACCAAAGAGGCTCTCGCGTACGTCGAACAGGGCCGTGCAAAGGGCAAGGTCGTCATCAAGATCGGATGA
- a CDS encoding SDR family oxidoreductase has product MKRDLVGRKIIVTGAARGIGEKVARLAAAQGARVALIGLEPDRLRALAEELGPSVHWCEADVRDSNALKSAIDECAGIMNGVDLVVANAGVAAYGTMRYADEASFERVVDINLNGVFRTLKHATPHLQQSGGHVLIVASALSFTSIGGLASYGASKAGVESLALAYRAEVAHLGITVGLVHPSWIDTDLVRGAEADIPSFKQMRRRLPYPGNVTTSVDRVAAAIVDGLAYRRGRVYVPRAVAIANWAKALLNSPLVWPWTRRFAAATIPSLETEVAALGRNDQLVPAFTSPERQRAQSPVRI; this is encoded by the coding sequence ATGAAACGAGATCTGGTGGGCCGGAAAATAATCGTCACCGGAGCCGCGCGCGGCATCGGCGAGAAGGTGGCCCGCCTCGCCGCGGCCCAGGGTGCACGGGTCGCCCTGATCGGACTCGAACCCGACAGGCTGCGCGCCCTGGCCGAGGAACTCGGTCCGTCGGTGCATTGGTGCGAGGCAGACGTGCGCGACAGCAACGCGCTGAAGTCCGCGATCGACGAGTGCGCCGGCATCATGAACGGCGTCGACCTGGTCGTCGCCAACGCCGGAGTGGCCGCGTACGGCACGATGCGATACGCGGACGAGGCGTCCTTCGAGCGGGTGGTGGACATCAACCTCAACGGCGTGTTCCGCACCCTCAAGCACGCGACACCCCACCTACAGCAAAGCGGGGGCCACGTGCTGATCGTGGCGTCCGCGTTGTCGTTCACCTCGATCGGGGGCCTGGCCTCGTACGGGGCGAGCAAGGCCGGGGTCGAGTCCCTCGCCCTCGCCTATCGCGCGGAGGTGGCCCATCTCGGGATCACCGTCGGCCTTGTCCATCCCTCCTGGATAGACACCGACCTGGTCCGCGGTGCCGAGGCCGACATTCCCTCCTTCAAGCAGATGCGCCGGCGCCTGCCGTATCCGGGCAACGTCACGACCAGTGTCGACCGCGTGGCCGCAGCCATCGTGGACGGACTCGCGTACCGACGCGGTCGCGTCTACGTTCCTCGCGCCGTCGCCATCGCCAACTGGGCCAAGGCACTTCTCAACTCGCCGCTGGTGTGGCCCTGGACGCGGAGGTTCGCGGCCGCGACAATTCCGTCCCTCGAGACCGAAGTCGCCGCCTTGGGCCGCAACGACCAACTCGTTCCAGCATTCACCTCGCCCGAGCGGCAACGAGCGCAGTCACCAGTGCGTATCTGA